From a single Rhabdothermincola sediminis genomic region:
- a CDS encoding NuoI/complex I 23 kDa subunit family protein: MPKIPGLLKGLGVTFGEMVKTLTDGPVTVQYPHEKEQPAPRARGVIALHEENCTACMLCARECPDWCIYIEAHKYLAPPRREGGKPRQKNALDRFDIDFSLCMFCGICVEVCPFEALFWSPEYEFSELRIADLLHDKQRLGQWMQTVPDFEPYESGAEVKVKKVPR, from the coding sequence ATGCCCAAGATCCCCGGTCTCCTCAAGGGTCTCGGCGTCACGTTCGGCGAGATGGTGAAGACGCTCACCGACGGCCCCGTCACTGTGCAGTACCCGCACGAGAAGGAGCAGCCTGCTCCCAGGGCCCGGGGTGTCATCGCCCTGCACGAGGAGAATTGCACGGCGTGCATGCTGTGCGCCCGCGAGTGCCCCGACTGGTGCATCTACATCGAGGCCCACAAGTACCTGGCGCCTCCCCGACGGGAAGGCGGCAAGCCGCGCCAGAAGAACGCGCTCGACCGGTTCGACATCGACTTCTCGCTGTGCATGTTTTGCGGGATCTGTGTGGAGGTCTGCCCGTTCGAGGCGCTGTTCTGGAGCCCCGAGTACGAGTTCAGCGAGCTGCGGATCGCGGACCTGCTGCACGACAAGCAACGCCTCGGCCAATGGATGCAGACCGTCCCCGACTTCGAGCCCTACGAGAGCGGCGCCGAGGTCAAGGTCAAGAAGGTGCCACGCTGA
- the nuoK gene encoding NADH-quinone oxidoreductase subunit NuoK: protein MLVNQFLFLGAVLFCIGVYGVLARRNAVLVLLSIELILNSVNINLVAFGALWHATDPANLSGQVFALFVIAIAAAEVGVGLAIVLMIYRNRRSIDIDEVDLMKG, encoded by the coding sequence ATGCTCGTCAACCAGTTCCTCTTCCTCGGCGCGGTCCTCTTCTGCATCGGCGTGTACGGGGTGCTGGCCCGCCGCAACGCGGTGCTCGTGCTTCTCTCGATCGAGCTCATCTTGAACTCGGTCAACATCAACCTGGTGGCCTTCGGAGCGCTCTGGCACGCCACCGACCCGGCGAACCTGTCCGGTCAGGTGTTCGCGTTGTTCGTGATCGCGATCGCCGCCGCTGAGGTGGGGGTGGGTCTCGCCATCGTGTTGATGATCTACCGCAACCGCCGGAGCATCGACATCGACGAAGTCGATCTCATGAAGGGCTGA
- a CDS encoding NADH-quinone oxidoreductase subunit J family protein, producing the protein MGSQGMLVADLLVAQNIAFYVIAVGMVVSAVKVVTVKNMVHAALWLVLVLGGIAAQFILLAAEFVAITQVLVYIGAIVVLFLFGIMLTRAPMGRSTQLDNPAQARAVGAGIAVMLFAVMGFALWDGFQDRQFGQILVQRTAQVSDSIFSTYLLPFEVVSVLLLAALIGAIVLARRD; encoded by the coding sequence ATGGGGTCCCAGGGGATGCTCGTCGCCGACCTGCTGGTCGCCCAGAACATCGCGTTCTACGTGATCGCGGTGGGCATGGTCGTCTCGGCGGTCAAGGTGGTGACCGTCAAGAACATGGTGCATGCGGCCCTGTGGCTGGTCCTGGTCCTCGGTGGCATCGCCGCCCAGTTCATCCTCTTGGCAGCGGAGTTCGTCGCTATCACCCAGGTGCTGGTCTACATCGGGGCGATCGTCGTGCTCTTCCTGTTCGGCATCATGCTCACCCGGGCTCCGATGGGCCGCTCGACGCAGCTCGACAATCCTGCACAGGCGCGGGCGGTCGGGGCAGGGATCGCCGTGATGCTGTTCGCCGTCATGGGCTTCGCTCTGTGGGACGGGTTCCAGGACAGGCAGTTCGGGCAGATCCTCGTGCAACGAACCGCTCAGGTCAGTGACTCGATCTTCTCCACGTACCTCCTGCCCTTCGAGGTGGTATCCGTGCTCCTGCTCGCCGCCCTCATCGGCGCCATCGTCCTCGCGAGGCGCGACTGA
- the nuoH gene encoding NADH-quinone oxidoreductase subunit NuoH, whose protein sequence is MISLLAQFDPPYWLATVIKLLVVAVVVPTTALILGIVFLFKVMSWMQSRLGPQEAGPRGLLQLLADGVKFLQKEDLMPNGADSFVFKAAPVVVLMSTFLVYVTIPASKHLVVEDLDVGIFFVLAVSSLSVIGVLMAGWASANKYSLLGGLRAAGQLIAYELPLVLAVVGVVIQAGTLNLNGIVEAQNNSGIFGWDGIGFPYILTQFVGFAIFLAAVQAELTQTPFDMPVAESEIVSGYQVEYSGFRFLFFFLAEFATAFAFGAVAAILFLGGWAVPWLDTNSDWYYVLGPAVLFAKIMLVSFLIFWFRFTYPRFREDQLQTLAWKFLIPLALVNIVVTGVFKVVF, encoded by the coding sequence GTGATCTCCCTCCTGGCTCAGTTCGACCCGCCGTACTGGCTGGCCACGGTCATCAAGCTGCTCGTGGTCGCCGTCGTGGTGCCGACCACGGCGCTCATCCTCGGCATCGTGTTCCTGTTCAAGGTGATGAGCTGGATGCAGAGCCGGCTCGGCCCACAGGAAGCCGGCCCCCGAGGGTTGCTCCAGCTCCTCGCGGACGGCGTGAAGTTCCTCCAGAAGGAAGACCTCATGCCCAACGGTGCCGACAGCTTCGTCTTCAAGGCGGCACCGGTCGTGGTCCTGATGTCGACTTTCCTCGTCTACGTGACCATCCCGGCGAGCAAGCATCTCGTGGTTGAGGATCTCGACGTGGGGATCTTCTTCGTGCTGGCCGTCTCGTCACTGTCGGTCATCGGCGTGCTGATGGCCGGTTGGGCGTCGGCCAACAAGTACTCGCTCCTCGGCGGGCTGCGCGCCGCCGGCCAGCTCATCGCCTATGAGCTGCCCCTGGTGCTCGCTGTGGTCGGGGTGGTCATCCAGGCCGGCACGCTGAACCTGAACGGCATCGTCGAGGCGCAGAACAACAGCGGGATCTTCGGTTGGGACGGCATCGGGTTCCCCTACATCCTCACGCAGTTCGTGGGCTTCGCGATCTTTCTCGCCGCCGTGCAGGCAGAGCTCACCCAGACCCCCTTCGACATGCCGGTCGCCGAGTCCGAGATCGTCTCCGGCTACCAGGTCGAGTACTCCGGTTTCCGGTTCCTGTTCTTCTTCCTCGCCGAGTTCGCGACGGCCTTCGCGTTCGGGGCGGTGGCGGCGATCCTCTTCCTCGGCGGTTGGGCGGTCCCGTGGCTCGACACGAACAGCGACTGGTACTACGTGCTCGGGCCAGCCGTCCTCTTCGCGAAGATCATGCTGGTCTCGTTCCTCATCTTCTGGTTCCGCTTCACCTACCCGCGCTTCCGCGAGGACCAGCTGCAGACGCTCGCCTGGAAGTTCCTGATCCCGCTGGCCCTCGTGAACATCGTGGTCACGGGTGTGTTCAAGGTGGTGTTCTGA
- a CDS encoding NADH-quinone oxidoreductase subunit D: MTLNIGPQHPATHGTLRIVAKLDGEQIISAEPLCGYMHRGYEKLTEVRSYPQVTTLINRIDWLGSFANEVPFILAAERLMGIEAPPRAQWIRTILFEMSRMANIALFLGDIGLQLGGLTAGFYAFRDREYVLNQIEAVTGGRFHPNFDRIGGLKDDLPKGWIDETKKAMQMMRRLCDELDDLVLGNEIFQARCRGIGVIPADVGLSYGLSGANIRASGVDWDLRRDSCPPGLVYDQVDWRVWTHPDGDSFARTWVRLQETREATHIVDQLLDTIPSGPIMAKVPRIIKVPEGEAYVETENPLGAMGYYIVSKGDLVPFRVKIRSASFNNVSIIPWVSKGVYVPDLVTILASLYFILGDIDR, from the coding sequence ATGACCCTCAACATCGGCCCGCAGCACCCCGCCACGCACGGGACCCTGCGGATCGTGGCCAAGCTCGACGGGGAGCAGATCATCTCGGCGGAGCCGCTGTGTGGCTACATGCACCGCGGCTACGAGAAGCTCACCGAGGTCCGCTCCTACCCGCAGGTCACGACCCTCATCAACCGGATCGACTGGCTGGGCAGCTTCGCCAACGAGGTGCCGTTCATCCTCGCCGCCGAGCGGTTGATGGGCATCGAGGCGCCGCCGAGGGCGCAGTGGATCCGCACCATCCTCTTTGAGATGTCGCGCATGGCGAACATCGCCCTGTTCCTCGGTGACATCGGGCTCCAGCTCGGCGGGCTGACAGCGGGTTTCTATGCCTTCCGCGATCGTGAATACGTCCTCAACCAGATCGAGGCTGTCACGGGCGGTCGCTTCCACCCCAACTTCGACCGGATCGGCGGGTTGAAGGACGATCTCCCGAAAGGCTGGATCGACGAGACGAAGAAGGCGATGCAGATGATGCGTCGCCTCTGTGACGAGCTTGACGACCTGGTGCTCGGCAACGAGATCTTCCAAGCCCGTTGCCGGGGTATCGGGGTCATCCCTGCGGACGTCGGACTGTCGTACGGGCTCTCGGGGGCCAACATCCGTGCCAGCGGTGTCGATTGGGACCTCCGCCGCGACAGCTGCCCACCGGGCCTGGTGTACGACCAGGTCGACTGGCGGGTCTGGACCCATCCCGATGGGGATTCGTTCGCTCGAACGTGGGTGCGCTTGCAGGAGACCCGGGAGGCGACCCACATCGTGGATCAGCTCCTCGACACGATCCCGAGCGGCCCGATCATGGCCAAGGTGCCGCGCATCATCAAGGTGCCGGAGGGCGAGGCGTACGTCGAGACCGAGAACCCCCTCGGTGCGATGGGCTACTACATCGTCAGCAAGGGTGACCTCGTGCCGTTCCGGGTCAAGATCCGCTCGGCCTCGTTCAACAACGTCTCGATCATCCCTTGGGTCAGCAAGGGCGTCTACGTGCCCGACCTGGTGACCATCCTGGCCAGCCTCTACTTCATCCTGGGAGACATCGACCGGTGA
- the nuoL gene encoding NADH-quinone oxidoreductase subunit L: MDPTAGWFLENAWIIPVIMAGSFLTILFFGKRLPERGTAAIGITAVAACLVLSLGVATQWVQRVNDPPSVEHGFDSGEHGSPGGEGGGGADEAPGSPAEQPAGPAAEGEHAAGLGLAAATAAEEGEHHEVPPVVHQITWFQNGGVEFKVGTLVDGLTAMMLVTVTIISLLVHIYSREYLHGDVRFTHYYAFLSLFTAAMLFYVMSSSILQMVVGWELVGVCSFVLIGHWWEEKKNTDAALKAFLTNRVGDVGLLLGVVVTFFAAGGTFEILEINGYALSPAANQTLLLVGALLLFGGVTSKSGQFPLHTWLPDAMAGPTPVSALIHAATMVVAGVYLIARLYAVFFEGLNIGTNSINYVALIGGVTILVGASLAFVQHDIKKVLAYSTISQLGYMVLALGVGAWTAGVFHLFTHAFFKAGLFLGAGSVSHAAHHTFDMREMGGLRKHMPSTFATFVICTAALMGIFPLAGFWSKDEILAGASQGQQQAYTLMLVMGAVGALLTAAYMTRAIYLTFFGEYRGHGTPHESPRIMTIPLWVLSVGAITFGFLNFPKILSLSEGLTTRFEHFVEPTFLFPEIEHPTFNPVLALVSSVLAIAGFALAYQYYWLGKSPLAGLSHRAGFRQGYVLLENKYYLDTLYSDIVVGSTKGPIARASYWFNQYVIDAVVNAAGRISVALAGVLYRDVDQRVVDGIVNGSGYVSESSGQVLRRIQTGKVQQYAALLFAAAAILAGAFVLAVSL, translated from the coding sequence ATGGATCCAACAGCCGGCTGGTTCCTCGAGAACGCCTGGATCATCCCGGTGATCATGGCGGGCTCCTTCCTGACGATCCTCTTCTTCGGCAAGCGACTGCCAGAACGGGGAACGGCGGCCATCGGCATCACCGCGGTCGCCGCCTGCCTGGTCCTGTCGCTCGGTGTGGCCACGCAGTGGGTCCAGCGGGTCAACGATCCGCCTTCGGTGGAACACGGTTTCGACAGCGGCGAGCACGGCAGCCCCGGAGGCGAGGGCGGCGGCGGTGCGGACGAAGCACCGGGGTCGCCGGCCGAGCAGCCCGCCGGTCCTGCCGCGGAAGGCGAGCACGCTGCCGGTCTCGGGCTGGCAGCGGCGACCGCGGCCGAGGAGGGTGAGCATCACGAGGTGCCGCCGGTCGTCCACCAGATCACCTGGTTCCAGAACGGCGGGGTGGAGTTCAAGGTCGGCACCTTGGTCGACGGTCTCACCGCCATGATGCTCGTAACGGTGACGATCATCTCCCTGTTGGTGCACATCTACTCGCGCGAGTACCTGCACGGCGATGTGCGCTTCACCCACTACTACGCCTTCCTCAGCCTCTTCACCGCGGCGATGCTCTTCTACGTCATGTCGTCGAGCATCCTGCAGATGGTGGTCGGCTGGGAGTTGGTGGGGGTTTGCTCGTTCGTGCTGATCGGGCACTGGTGGGAGGAGAAGAAGAACACCGACGCCGCGCTCAAGGCCTTCCTCACCAACCGAGTGGGCGATGTCGGCCTGCTGCTCGGCGTGGTGGTCACGTTCTTCGCCGCCGGCGGCACCTTCGAGATCCTCGAGATCAACGGCTACGCGCTCTCACCCGCAGCCAACCAGACCCTCCTCCTCGTGGGCGCGCTGCTGCTCTTCGGGGGTGTCACCTCGAAATCCGGCCAGTTCCCGCTCCACACCTGGCTCCCCGACGCCATGGCGGGGCCGACACCGGTCTCGGCGCTCATCCATGCCGCCACCATGGTCGTGGCAGGTGTCTACCTGATCGCCCGGCTCTACGCGGTGTTCTTCGAGGGGCTCAACATCGGGACCAACTCGATCAACTACGTGGCCCTGATCGGCGGGGTCACGATCCTCGTCGGCGCCTCGCTCGCGTTCGTGCAGCACGACATCAAGAAGGTGCTCGCCTACTCGACCATCAGCCAGCTCGGCTACATGGTGTTGGCCCTCGGTGTCGGGGCGTGGACCGCAGGCGTGTTCCACCTGTTCACCCACGCGTTCTTCAAGGCCGGCCTCTTCCTCGGTGCCGGGTCGGTGAGCCACGCCGCGCACCACACGTTCGACATGCGTGAGATGGGCGGTCTCCGCAAGCACATGCCCTCCACCTTCGCCACCTTCGTGATCTGCACCGCGGCGCTCATGGGGATCTTCCCTCTCGCGGGCTTCTGGTCGAAGGACGAGATCCTCGCCGGGGCATCCCAGGGGCAGCAGCAGGCCTACACCCTCATGCTCGTCATGGGCGCGGTCGGGGCGCTGCTCACCGCGGCATACATGACCCGGGCGATCTACCTGACCTTCTTCGGGGAGTACCGGGGGCATGGCACCCCGCACGAGTCGCCTCGCATCATGACCATCCCCCTCTGGGTGCTGTCGGTGGGAGCGATCACCTTCGGGTTCCTCAACTTCCCGAAGATCCTCTCGCTGTCGGAGGGTCTCACCACGCGGTTCGAGCACTTCGTGGAGCCCACGTTCCTGTTCCCCGAGATCGAACACCCAACGTTCAACCCGGTGCTGGCGCTGGTCTCGTCGGTCCTCGCGATCGCAGGCTTCGCCCTCGCGTACCAGTACTACTGGCTGGGCAAGAGCCCTCTCGCCGGGCTGAGTCACCGCGCCGGCTTCCGCCAGGGGTATGTGCTCCTCGAGAACAAGTACTACCTCGACACCCTGTACTCCGACATCGTGGTCGGATCCACGAAGGGCCCGATCGCTCGGGCCTCGTACTGGTTCAACCAGTACGTCATCGACGCGGTGGTCAATGCCGCCGGTCGCATCTCCGTGGCCCTGGCGGGGGTCCTGTACCGCGATGTCGACCAACGGGTCGTCGACGGCATCGTCAACGGCTCGGGGTACGTGTCGGAGAGCTCTGGTCAGGTGCTTCGACGCATCCAGACCGGCAAGGTGCAGCAGTACGCCGCGCTCCTGTTCGCGGCGGCGGCAATCCTGGCAGGTGCATTCGTCCTCGCCGTCTCCCTCTAA